CGTAGCTAGTATTTTAGTGCCAGAGCACTGCCTACCAAGCTGATGTATATAGGTCAATACTCAGGCTACCCCTACCCTGACCCTTCTACCAAGGAGGGTTAAGAGGCTGGGATTCTGGCTTGGTTCCCCTTCGTCTTGCCACCTAGAAGAAGAGGCTAGGGGATGAGGGCTGACCGAGTTTCAGCAAGAGCCTGAGTAGTTACGTTTAGAGTTTTAGAGTTGACGAAGTAGTCAATTTCTATTGGTCTCGTTAGTTAATGCGAAATGATGTTCATGCGAAGCGACACCGTGTTAGAAGCCTTTGCCCTTGCGACCATCTTGTGTGGGTTCTTTGGCATTCTTTTGAAGAAGAATTTGCTGATGAAAATCATCTCGATGGATGTGATGAGTACTGGTGTCGTCGCTTACTATGTGGTGGTTGCAGCCCGGAATGGCATGTTTACACCGATCGCCTCCACATCGCCACAGGGGGCCTATGCGGATCCCGTACCCCAGGGTGTGATCTTGACCGCTATCGTGATTGGATTTTCCATCCAAGCCTTGATGCTAGTGGGCGTGATGAAACTATCACGAGACAACCCAACCCTGGATAGTCGTGATATTGAGCAGGATACCGCGCCATGAACGCCCTCACTCTTGTCTGGATAGTCTTGCCCTTTATCCTAGGGTTTCTCATCTATTTAGTAGCGATCGCCGCTCGTCCTCTAGCCATCCTAGGTGCACTAGCCTCAACAGCCTATGCCATCATCCTCTTCACTCAGCCCCCCCTCACCCTAAGACTCATTGATCACTTTGGAGTCAGCCTCCGTCTAGATGAGACTACGGGATTCTTCGTCATTACTAATGCCCTCGTTACCCTAGCAGTGCTGCTCTACAATTGGCAGAGCAACAAAACAACCACGTTCTATGGTCAAGTTCTGATTTTACACGGCAGTGTGAATGCGGCCTTCGTCTGTGCCGACTTTATCACCCTGTACGTAGCGCTAGAAGTCCTCAGTATCGCCACATGCCTGCTGATTGCCTATCCACGTACTGATCGTGCCCTTTGGATTGGACTGCGCTATCTATTTATTAGCAATGTCGCCATGCTGTTTTACCTCGTGGGGGCAGTGCTAGTCTATAAAGCCCACGGTTCCTTCGATTATGTGGGGCTACGGCAAGCGCCTCCAGAAGCCGCAGCACTCATTCTTTTGGGACTATTGGTCAAGGGCGGCATTTTTATCTCTGGGCTGTGGCTGCCCCTGACCCATGCTGAATCAGAGTCATCGGTATCTGCCCTGATGTCTGGTGTAGTGGTGAAAGCGGGCGTGTTGCCCTTGGTGAGAATTGCGCTGCTCTTGCCAGAGTTTGACCCGATCATCCGTCTATTTGGAGTCTGCACGGCACTGTTTGGGGTGGTCTACGCTGTAGTGGACAAAGATGCCAAGCGCATCCTAGCATTCCACACGATTTCCCAGTTAGGGTTTATTCTCGCTGCCCCAGAGGTAGGTGGGTTCTATGCCCTGACCCATGGTTTTGTCAAAGCGGCCCTGTTCTTAGCAGTCGGACTACTGCCCACTCGTAATCTTAAAGAGTTGCAGCAGCAGGCAATTCCTACAGCATTGTGGGTCACCTTGGCGATCGCCAGTTTTTCCATTTCGGGGTTTCCCCTGCTGTCTGGGTTTGGGGCAAAGGTGCTGACCATGAAAAATCTCTTACCGTGGCAGGTGGTTGGCATGAACATTGCTGCATTGGGAACAGCCATTTCCTTTGCAAAGTTTATCTTCCTGCCCCATCAGCGGTTAACGTCACCGGATCAATCGCCGCTGCGCGCAGGCTTTTGGCTGGCAATGGCTCTCTTACTGGGGGGACTAGTAGCTGCTAATGTGGTTTACTACGAGGCTTACACGATCGCCAATGTGGTGAAACCATTGGCAACCATCGCCCTGGGGTGGCTAGTGTATCAGCTTGCCCTCCGCCATGTTTCCGTCAAACTCCCACGCCGATTAGAAGAGTTTGAACACCTGATTGGCATGATGAGCCTGAGCCTGGTCGTGCTGTTTTGGATTGTGATGGGGTGGTGAACCAATGATTAGACATTTCCTCCTGCGCTTA
The Cyanobacteriota bacterium genome window above contains:
- a CDS encoding cation:proton antiporter — encoded protein: MNALTLVWIVLPFILGFLIYLVAIAARPLAILGALASTAYAIILFTQPPLTLRLIDHFGVSLRLDETTGFFVITNALVTLAVLLYNWQSNKTTTFYGQVLILHGSVNAAFVCADFITLYVALEVLSIATCLLIAYPRTDRALWIGLRYLFISNVAMLFYLVGAVLVYKAHGSFDYVGLRQAPPEAAALILLGLLVKGGIFISGLWLPLTHAESESSVSALMSGVVVKAGVLPLVRIALLLPEFDPIIRLFGVCTALFGVVYAVVDKDAKRILAFHTISQLGFILAAPEVGGFYALTHGFVKAALFLAVGLLPTRNLKELQQQAIPTALWVTLAIASFSISGFPLLSGFGAKVLTMKNLLPWQVVGMNIAALGTAISFAKFIFLPHQRLTSPDQSPLRAGFWLAMALLLGGLVAANVVYYEAYTIANVVKPLATIALGWLVYQLALRHVSVKLPRRLEEFEHLIGMMSLSLVVLFWIVMGW
- a CDS encoding cation:proton antiporter subunit C, whose amino-acid sequence is MLEAFALATILCGFFGILLKKNLLMKIISMDVMSTGVVAYYVVVAARNGMFTPIASTSPQGAYADPVPQGVILTAIVIGFSIQALMLVGVMKLSRDNPTLDSRDIEQDTAP